AAAACGCTAGGCGGGCCATTGTTTTCAAATCAACTCCCGTATTCATTGCTATCCCGTTCTATCGAATTCGAGATCATTCCTCAATGCCTGGAAGATCAGGTGGGCGTTCTTGCCTATAGTCCCATCATGCAAGGGCTGTTAACCGGTAAGTTCAAAACGGCGGATGAAGTGCCAGATGGACGTGCCCGCTCCCGCCACTTCAATACCGATCGAGCCTTGGCCCGCCATGGAGGTCCTGGTTGCGAAGAAGACACGTTTGCGGCTATCGATGAAGTTCGTAAAATTGCAGAACAACTCGGTGTATCGATGACTGAAGTCGCATTGGCATGGGTCAACCAACAACCTGCAGTAAAATCTACCATTGTTGGGGCCAGGACTCCGCAGCAAATAATCGCAAATATCCAGTCGATGGAATTACAATTAACGGACGAAATTTTAGCTTCGCTCGATCGTGCAACCGATGCCGTTAAATCTTTCCTCGGACCGAACCCTGATTTGTGGGCTCCTGAAACCCGATACTCATTATGAAAACAGTCATACTCAATAAACCAGGCGAATTTGTTTTCGATGAA
Above is a window of Verrucomicrobiota bacterium DNA encoding:
- a CDS encoding aldo/keto reductase produces the protein MSNQLSKLTLGCWALVGGQEWGDQEEALSIKTIHAALDHGIQSFDTAPMYGKGVSERILGKALIGRRDQVFIADKISPGISTKAAIAEACEVSLGLLQTDVIDLMQIHWPDHEVPFEETIAGILALQEAGKIKHIGVCNFSAKDMVRWKTLGGPLFSNQLPYSLLSRSIEFEIIPQCLEDQVGVLAYSPIMQGLLTGKFKTADEVPDGRARSRHFNTDRALARHGGPGCEEDTFAAIDEVRKIAEQLGVSMTEVALAWVNQQPAVKSTIVGARTPQQIIANIQSMELQLTDEILASLDRATDAVKSFLGPNPDLWAPETRYSL